The genomic stretch GCAGGTAGGCGACGGCCTTGGGTACCGCGACCTCTTCGGCCTCGACGTCCTGCCCTTCGTAGACGACCGACATCCAGCCATTGTAACCGACCTGCTTCAGGATCTCCAGAATGCGGGGATAGTCCAGCCACTCCTCCTCGCCGGACTGGACGCGGTAGAACTTCGCCCGCACGTGCGCGGCGTACGGCGCGCTCTTCTCCATGCTGCCGTAGAAATCGTAGGCAGGGTCCGGGTTGCCCCTGCTGCCCGAAGCGCCCGGCGAGCCCGCGTACTGACCCGTGTCGAGGATATGGGTGAACGTGGGACGATCCACCTGGTTCAGGATGCGTACGACGTCGTCGCCGGTGCGGGTCACGCAGCCGTGATTGTGGTTGTGAAGCCCGACGGCCACGCCCCGGGCGGCCCCGTGATCCACCACCTCGGAGATGCCGTAGATCATACGGGACCAGGTGACGCGCGCGGGCGTGTCCTCCCGGTCCCAGGCCGCGAAGATCCGGACCAGGGGCACGTTCAGCCGCGCGGCCACGTCGATCCAGTGCTTGACCATCTGGATTTCGGCGGCGATCTCCCCGGGCGGCTTCCCGAAGTTGTTGCTGATGCCCAGGTAGGAGATGGCAAGCCCCCGCTGCAGGCACCGCATGCGGACGTCCCGCAGGTACGCGTCGTCTTCCGATTCCAGCGCCCGGGTATGGATGTCGATCCCGTCGAGTCCCATTTCGCGGGCGAGGTCGATGAAGTCGAACAGGTCCATGCGGCCTTCGGAAATGGCGTGGCCGTAACTCAAGGACATGCAACCGAGCTTGATCACTGCGTGTCGTCCTTTCTTCTGTCGGCCCGGTCGCCAGCGGTGTCGGTCCGGTCGCCGTCCATCGAGCAGGACTGTTCCAGGAAATAGACCATGACGTATTCTTCGGCCGTGCGCTTGGGACCGGGCAGGTTTCTTATCCGCCGCGCGTGGGCTTCGAGGTGGCGCTTGACGAAGAACAGGTAGAGCTGGGTAACAAAGTCGGTGGCCGTATGGTTATAGAGATAGGTGGGCGACAGGGAAAGGGTGGTATCGACGCCCGGATAAGACTCCCTTTGCCGACCCTCGATCATTTTCTCGCTCAGGGATTCGAGTTCCTCGGTGGACACGCTGAAGAGGAACTCGCGAAAGGCCTGCAGTTCCTCCGGCGGACAGGTCTTCCTGGAGAAATAGTCGAGGAACCGGATGTCGCCACCCGCGCGCATCAGGGCGAATACCTCGGAAACCCCCATGAGGGTACCCAGCTGCACGGTGGTCTGCCGCCGGGCTTCCCAGGTGGTCTCGAGAACGGGCAGGAAGGCTTCGATCCGGCGGGAGAACCGGTCCTCCCAGAGGTGGGTCAGGGCGGTGGCCGCCTTGGTGCGGACCGCGCGGCCCAAGCTGTCGTCGCAGACGATGGCGATCAGCAGCGATTCGATCACCTTGTTGTGTATGCTCTGGCTGATCCGGGCGCCGATGGCGTCTTCCACGACCGTGAATTCGTCCCGGCCGCCCAGCGCTTCCTGGGCAACCTGGTGCAGGAGACGGAACAGGTTTAGACGCGCCATGACGTACACCTGCCCGACCGCTGCCCGCATGGGAAGCAGCATGTCGACGGTGAAGAGCGTGGCGTTGGACAACGCCTCGATGAGGGAAGCGGCATCCCGCCGCTGCTGGCCGAGGGACTGGCTTTCCAACAGGGAGGGATAGGCGTTCATGACCCTGGCCAGGTCGCTCAACCGGGCGATGGACTCGCAAATCGCCTGGTCGAGGTGCGCGGCGTCCGGATTCCTGCATTCCTTCAGTGAATCGGTGATGTCCCGGATCAGCCGCTTTTCGTCTTGCGTCAGGACGGGCGTATCGAGGGTGGTGGTGTCCAAGTGGTCTAGTTTTACCTTATTACCCTGCGCGCGGGGGGCGCGCTTTACTTTTATTTCGGGTAGAAACCTGGCATTCCAGGTAGAAAATCATTCCAGGTAGAAAACCTGCTCCAGCGGCACCATGTTCTCGTCGGCGTGCTTGCCGCCGAGGTTTTCGAAATACGGTGCCATGAACTCCTGCCAGCGCGCGTTGACGTCCGTCTCCGCCATCCTGGCCAGCGCCTTCTCGAAATCCGGGGTCTCGCAGTAACCGAAGAGCAGTCCGTCCTCGCGCATAAACAGCGAGTAATTACGCCAGCCCGCGTCTTGCAATGCCTCCAGCATCTCGGGCCAGACCTCCCGGTGGTGCTTCTTGTAGCCTTCGATCATGTCTTCCTTGACTTTGAGAATGAATCCCACCCGCTGCATGGTTGTCTCCTTCGCGCTTCCTGCCTGCTACAGGCCTGTTCTGTCACGCTTCGTACTTGTAACTGACTTTCTCGATGTTCTCGTGGTCCGACCTGCGCGCCCGTTCGAGGGCGTAGGACGAGACGGGGAAGTAGTAGTGGGTTTCGGCATTGAGCGAAATGAAACCCTCGGCGTAGGCGACGTGGCCCGCGCTTCCGAAGGCCCCGTCGGACGTCTCGATGCGCTTGCGCGCGTAGGCGCCGCCGTAGCCCTGGCTCACCAGGGCGTCCAGCGCGGCCAGTTTCTTGTCGACCACGTCCGTGATGTCGATGAATACGTCGTTGTAATACCCGCCGCGGGCGTCCCAGACGTTCCTGGGCAGGCTCGCACCGCCGCAGCCCCAGTAGAACACCTGGGCCACCTGGTGGGGCGGACGCCGGTCGCCCGGATCGACGGAACCGGCCAGGCCCATGGCGAGCATCACGATGCGGCCGGCCACGGCGTGGGGGTTCCAGGTGCCGCCGCCCTCGTCGGGGAAATGGGTGAGGATGATATCCGGCTTCAGTTCCCGCAGCAGGCTGGCGAGCTGGCGCACGATCGGCCGGTCGGGCAGGAACACGGCATCGTCCGCGCCCATGAAATAGACGTCCTCCACGCCGAGGGCGCGGCACGCCGATTTCACCTCTTCCGCCTTCACGTCGGACCGTTCCGCCATCATTTGCTTCAGGGAGTCCCCGTCCGGCACCTCTTCCGCGTGGAACAAGTCGTCGCTGATGACCTTGTCGTGCACGCGGGCGCCGTGGGTCAGCACGACGCATCCCACCCAGTCGCCGCGGGCGGTGTGATGGGCCATGGCGCCGCCCGACTGGTCAAATATGTCCGCCGGATGCGCACCGATGGACAGGATGCGAAGCCCGTCGCTCATAACGACACTCCCCTGTTTCGAGCAGGTGTGATCACGGCGTTCGATAGGGTATGCGGAACGCTTGACTGTGGCCGATAGAAAGGCTTACTTGTCCCAGAATCACCGGCGGATCGAATGGTCGGCAGACGAGGAGATCCGGTTATCGGTGGTGCCGATCGCTTAAGATAAATCGGAATATAGATGGTCCCACCTGCCCGTCAACAGGATTTTCCACAGGGCGTCCATGTTCGTCCGGCTCGGCTCACGCTGGAAAGCGGCCCGCCTGCTTTCCATCCCCGATTTCCGTAACCTCTGGATATCCAGCAGCATCTGGTGGCAGACGCGCTGGATGGATGAACTGATCGTCGGCTGGGTCGTGCTGGAACTGACCGACTCGGCCGGCATGGTGGCGCTGGTCAGCTTCTGCCGCATGGCGCCGTTCATGCTCTTCGGTCCCTTCTTCAGCACAGTGGTCCGGTACGTGAGCTACCGGTGGCTCATCGTCAACGCCCAGTTCATCAACTGCTTTGTCAACGGTCTCTTCTGGGTCCTCGCCCTGCTTGGCCACCTGGCCTTCTGGCACGTCGTCCTCGGATCCGTCCTGATCGGCCTGGGCAGCGCCTATGACTGGTCCTGCCGCCGGGCGCTCATCCCGGACCTGGTGGGCAAGGACCGGACGACGGACGCCATGGTGCTGGAGACGGTGCCCCAGAACATCTCCCGGCTGATCGGGCCGCTCATGAGCGGTATCCTGCTCGAGTTCGCCGGGACGAAGGGCGGTTTCCTGGCCCTCTTCCTCCTGCAGGTCGTCCAGATCGTCGTGATCGTCCGGCTTTCCGCCGCTACGGACCGGAAGGGCCGGAAGAAGGGCCGGCTCGGCCCAATGAAGGACCTGCTCCTCGGCTACCGTTATTCACGCCGGCATCCCAGGATCTCGGGCGTGCTGATGATTACCTTCATCATGAACGCCTTCGCCTTCTCCTACCAGGTCCTGTTGCCCGTCTTCGTCCGCGACGTCCTCTTCCTCGGCCCCCTGGAACTGGGCATCCTCGGCGCGGGCACCGGCATCGGCTCCATCCTCGGCATCGCCCTCATCGACCGGCTGGGCCAACACTACCGCGACGGCCTGGTCTTCACCATCAGCTCCCTGGTCAACGCCCTGGCCACGCTGGTCTTCGCCCTGTCGACGTCCTTCCCGCTTTCGCTCATGATGCTGATCCTGGTGGGCGTCGGGCAGACCGGGTTCGGCATCATGCAGTCCTCCATCGTCCTCCGCACGTCCAGCGACGCCATGCGGCCCCGGGTCATGGGCCTCCTCGTCCTCGCCATCGGCGGCGGTCCGCCCGGCCGCCTGCTCGTCGGCGGACTGGCCGCGGTCGCGGGCGCGCCCCTGGCCCTCACGATCTGCGGTGGGATCGCCAGCCTGGGAGTAGTCAGCGTGCTATGGAGAGTGGGTGGATTGCGGAAGGACTGAGATGCGGCCGCGTTGGCGGCGGGCGGTGCAGTCGACCTTGGCTGCGCGTGGACGACTGGCGGCCGGCCTGGTGATGCGGTGAGCGAGGCGGCGCGGGCGGCCTGGTGGCGCGGCTCGTTTACCGCAGCCAGCCCAGCCGGTCCTTGCGCCAGCCCAGCCGGTCGAGATGGTTCGCCCGGATCGCCTCGATGTGGCGAGTGTGCAGAGCCTGCATCTCCTCGGTCCATCGGTACTCGTCCAGCAGGTCTTGGTCGAGTTCCACGCCAAGCCCGGGTCCCTCGGGAACGCGGAGGCACCCGTCCTCGTAAGGCATCTTGCCGCCCTTGATGATGTCGCCGACCCACTGGTTGTAGTGGGCGTCCAGGCCGTGGAGCGACATGGGCATGGTCCCGTTGCCGTGCACGATGTGGTACGGAATGGTGTAGGGGAAGGCGAAGGCAGCGACGTGGAGGCGTATGGCCGTGCCCGGTCCCAGTTCGTAGGCGCTGTGCATGCCCAGTTCCATGCCCATGAACCGGGCGGTGTCGTAGTACCGCTTGAGGGCCAGCGGCCCCGCGTAGGCGTCCGGCGCGGTCACGTCGGCGGCCACGTGGCGGCGCATGACGTCCAGGTCCAGCGGCTGGTCCAGCGTCTCGTCGCCGTAACGGCCGGAAACGTAGGTGCCGTAGGGACGGGGCGCCGCATCCCTGCGGAGCGGCGGCAGCCAGGCATGGGACGATATGGGGATGCTGCTCATGAGCCGCAGGCGGTGGCCGGCGCGGAAGATGTTCTCGAACCGGCCGCCGACGGGTTCCTCGATCCACTCGATCCGGCAGTCCTCCACCCCCTGCATGAACCGCAGGGCTTCGCTCTCGCTCCACGACGCGTGGGGATCGACGCGGATGTCCACGTCGAAGCCGGCCTCGTCCCGGATGTTGTGGACGAGCTCGACGTAACGATGGGGCTCGAAATCGCACATGGACAGCTTGATAATGCGGAAGGTCTCGTCCTCCATGAGCGACTTCACGTGCTGTGGATAGGTATCGAAGGTCACCTCGTGCTCGCCGTTGACATCGGGGAAACGGTACCAGGTATAGGCTGCGATGGGGATCTTCGTGACCACGGGCGAATCGAGTTCGAAAACATCCCGCAGGTACCGGAAGAGGGGCTTGCCGGCGACCTTGCCGGCCAGGTCCCAGTAGGCCAGGCCCATCAGCCCCCGGATCTCCGGTTCGAAGGGGTTTTTACCCAGGACCCGGGAACGCAGCGCGTCGGCCTCGCTGGACAAACCTTCGGCTACGCCCACCAGGCCCTGGTCTGTTTCGAATTCGGCGAATGAGAACCCCTCTGCGGACCCGTCCCATCGCTTCGTGCCCCGCCACGGCATCAACACGCGCCAGGTGCGCACGTCCGTGATCTTCAGCCCGGCTGCGCGTCCGTCCTCGTTGATCCGGTTCTGGCGGGCCTTGATGTCTGCTACGTTCTCCCGGTCGAAGGCGGCGACGGCGTCCACGTCATACATGGCGAGCGTTCCTCTTAACGGCGTCCACGTCATACATGCCCGGCGCTCCTCTGGATGGCGTCCACGTCATACACGGCCGGCGCTCCTCTGGACGGCAGGGCCCTTCTCGTATGGATTCAGCGTTTCGACGCCGAGCCGGTCATAGGATTCCGGATCACCGGTGACCACGGTCAGCCGGTGCACCACGGCCGTCGCGGCGATCATGGCGTCGGTCATGCGGACGTCCCATCGGCGGTAAAGAAGCTTTCCCCACACGCGGAAGACCGCCGGATCCATGGGAAGGACACGTTGGGAATCCATCAGTTTTCCCATCCAGGACTCCAGTTCCGCCGCCCGGGAAGCATCCTTCGCCCGGGCGAACTCGATACCCGTCTGAATCTCGCCCACGGTCACGGCGGAAAGGTAGACCTGGTCCGGGGCCAGTCCCATAAACCACTCCAGCGCATCCTGGTGCGGCTGGCTCCTGCGCAGTTCCGATACGACTTCGGTATCCAGTAGATACATGGGTCATTCCGGATCATTCCGGGTCTGCAGGATTTGCAGGATTTGCAGGATCTGCAGGGTTTGCAGGGTCCGCCACGTTTGCAGGGCTTGCCGCCCCGCGCGATGGACGCCGTTCACGCAGCGGCGTCAGGGACTCGGTGCGCGCTTCCGGCGACAGCAGCAGGTCCTTCAGGCCGAGCCGGGCTGACCGCTCCATCCGTTCCCACGTTTCGATGGAAACCAGGACGGCCGTTTTCACGCCCCGCTTGGTCACAACCTGAGGACCCTCCTCCCGGCTCGTTTCGAGGAGTTCGCTGAACTTCGCCTTCGCTTCCTGGACCTGCCATTCCCTGCCCATGATACCGTGGCCTGTTCTAAGATCGACGTTCCCATTTGGATCGAAGAACGATAATCTAACTAGTCAGATAACTAGTTATTTTGAGAATGTCAAGAAAAACCGGCCCATCGGACGATCATCTTCCAATGCCGTTCAGTCGGACTTATCTCTTGCCTTGACCTTTCCGCCGGGTTTTATTCGATGCTACGTACGCTGGAACACACTTGCTTTGTACGTGACCTTAAACACCAAAATCGGAAACGGCATGACCACCGGCACAATCTCCCTGGGTGGCAAAGTCGCCGGACCGGCGCTGGTCCAGGAATGGGTCGATACGTTCAACCGCCAGGGATTCCTCTTTTTGGAGAATGTGCTGCCGCCCGACTGGTGCGAAGCCCTGCGCGAGGACCTGGACTTCGGCCTGCGGGAGAACCCGAATGGGCTCAATTCGGTCAGCGAGCACATGGCGCTGTGCCACCGCATGTTCGAGTTCAGCGAGACGAACCGCCGCCTCTTCGACCTCGAGCCCATCGTCAGCTTCGCCGAGGCATTGGTGGCCGAGAACTGCCACGTCATCCACAACAACTCCTTTAAGACGCGTCCCGGCGGTTCCTTCCGGTGGCACCAGGACGACGCGCCGCATTTCCTGGTGACGAACGGAGACCCTCCGGACAACATCCGCCTTCCGGTCCTCTTCTTCACCTGCAACTACTATCTCACCGACGTCACCGAACCCGAACACGGCGGCACGGAAGTCATCCCGGGTTCCCACCTCTTCGGCCGTCCCTGTCCCGATTCGCTGGAGGGCACCGAGTGGGAGGACCGGATCCACTACAACCTCGGCCCGGCGGGCAGCGTCACTATGTTCAACAACCAGGTCTGGCACCGGGGCGGGCCGAACCGGAGTGACCGCACGCGGTACATCACCCAGATCACCTACGCGCGGCGCGTCATTGGCCATAAATACTTTCCCTTCATCGACTACACCATGCCCGAGCACGTGTACCGGGACGCCGATCCCCGGCAGAAACGCCTGTTCGGGTTCCTGGAGCATGGCGCGTACGGGTGACGGCGGGTTTCTGGAGCATGGTTCGTACGGGTGACGGAAGACGACACAGGACAGGCCGGGCGGCCAACCCGGGCGGTAACGCGCGCCAAATCTGACAGGAGACTCAAATGAGCAACATCAGGCAGTCCATCTGTTTCGGCTGTTTCAACCGTGGCGGCTTAACCCCGGAATCGCTCATCCGGGAAGCGGCGCGTATGGGCTACGCGTCCGTCGAGATGCTGCCGGAGGAGCACTGGGACCAGGTGCGCTACGCGGGCATGGACATCGCCATCGTCGTGGGCCACGCTTCCCTGCCCGACGGGTTGAACAAGCGGGAGAACCACGACCGTATCGAGGACGAACTGCTGGCCAGCATGGACCAGGCCGTCGCGTACGGCATCCCCGGCCTGATCTGCTTCTCGGGCAACCGGGAGGGCAAGTCCGACGACGAAGGCCGCGACAACTGCATCGAGGGCCTGCTGCGCGTCGCGAAGGCGGCCGAGGAGAAGGGCGTGACCCTGTGCATGGAACTGCTCAACAGCAAGGTGAACCACCCGGACTACCAGTGCGATTACACGGACTGGGGCGTGTCCGTCTGCGAAGGGGTCGGTTCGCCGCGCGTCAAGCTGCTCTACGACATCTACCACATGCAAATCATGGAAGGCGACCTGATCCGGACCATCCGGGACCACATCGCGCACATCGGCCACTTCCACACGGCGGGCAACCCCGGCCGGAATGACCTCGACGAGACCCAGGAGATCTTCTACCCGCCCGTCATGCGCGCCATCGCCGAGACCGGTTACACGGGATTCGTCGGCCACGAATTCGTACCCCTGGGCGACCCGCTGGCGGCGATGCAGGCGGCCTATGATACGTGCAATGTGTGATAGTCTGATGCACCTTAAACTGCCGTAACACCTGAAAGGACGCGCTCCATGCTCGTCGACACCCACGTACACGTCTGGGAGATTGACCCGCCCCGGTACCCGGTGGGGCCCACCGCACCAACGTGGACGGCGGAACCGGACGAACCTGGCACGGCCGACGAGTTGATCGAGGACATGGACGCCAACGGCGTGGACGTAAGCGTGCTGGTGCAGACGTCGTGGTCGACGTGGGACAACGGGTACATGTCCGATTCCGTGGCCAGGTTTCCGGACCGGTTCGTGGGGCACGGCCTGATCGACCCGCAGAATACCGGAGGGAACGCGGAGCTGGTCCGGTACTGGATGGAAGACCGGGGGCTGGTCGGTTTCCGTTTCCACCCCTTCTACTATCCGGACGAGCAGATTCTCGTGAAAGAAGACAACCGGGCCATGTGGGAGGAACTCGCCGCGCGCGACGCGATGGTCCAGTTCCACATGAAGCCATGGGACGCGCCTCAGGTCGACGAGATTGCCCGGCGCCATCCGGACATGACGCTGATCATCGACCACATGGGATATCCCGATCCGGAAACCGGGATGGAGGTTTTTCAGCCCATTCTCGACCTCGCCCGGCACGAGCGGATGTTCGTGAAGATATCGGACGTGAAGGGGCGGTCGAGGGAGCCCTTCCCCTTCTGCGACGTGCACCCTTTCATCCGCGCGCTCCTGGACGCCTTCGGGGTGGAACGGGCCATGTGGGGCACCGGGTACCCGGGCCATCACCGGGTGAAGCACAACTGGCTTTCGCTGGCCGACGAGCTGCGGCTGGTCCGGGAGGGGTACGACTTCCTGACCGACGATCAGAAAGACCGATTGCTGGGGGGTACGGCAGCGGAGGTGTGGGGGCTAGGGTGACTGAGCGCACAAAGGCCAGTGATAATTCTCAAAGATTAAAGCACATTTTCAAATAAAACTCGATACCGGCGACCCGTAATCTCGACTATTTCAATTAACATCGTGATAAATCGGGTACGGCTGGCATGTTCGGGATCGTCTTATCAGATGCCAGGCGTTCCCGGGAACAGTTGTACGAAACACGTCGGGCATTCCCGGAAGGAGTCACGAAAATGGGTGCGACCCATGCCAAGGTCAGGATTACCAACCCCGCGGATGCAAGGAAGTACTGGGAGGGACTGTTTCTTGTAGACACAGGCGCCACCGACTCCCTCGTCCCCGGTCCGTATCTAGAAAGTATCGGTTTGAAGTCAGAAGCAACTCGCGTCTATGAGCTGGCGGACGGCAGCGAAATCTCGGTGGACGTCACCGTGGCCATGCTCGAATTGATGGGCGAGAAAATCGGGGGTACGGTAATCTTCGGTGAACCAGGCGCCGAACCGCTGCTCGGTGTGACCGCGCTGGAATCCGCGGGCGTTGAAGTGGATCCGGTCAATCAACGTTTGAAGAAACTCCCGTCCGTCCGCCTGAAGACCGTAGCGTAAGCAAAAGGACCATCATGGTCATCGACATTCACGCCCACGTCTTCCGCTGGCCGGTGCTGAAGAAACGCAACAGTGACCTGTCCATGATGTCGGCCGAGCAGCAGGTCCGGCGCATGGACGAGAAAGGGATCGACAAGGCGGTGATCCTGCCGCTCACGTCCGCCGAGGTGATCGGGGAACCCCAGAGCATGGGCGAGGTCTTCGACATCTGCCGGCTCTACCCCGGGCGGTTCATCCCCTTCTGCGATTTCGACGTGCGCCGCTACGACCTGGATAGCGTGGACGCGTTCCGCGATGTGCTGGACCAGTACGTGGCCCGCGGGGCAAAGGGCGTGGGGGAATTGACCTGCCGGGTGTTCTGGGACGATCCCCGGCTCTGGAACCTCTTCGCCGCGTGCGAGGACCTGGGTCTGCCCGTGACCTTTCACACCTCGCCGCCGGAAGTCATCACGTACGGACTGATCGACGAACTGGGTTTTCCACGTTTCGAGAAAGCCCTGCAGCGGTTCCCGGACCTGCGCTTCTTCGGCCACAGCGCCTCCTTCTGGAGCGAGATCAGCGGCGACCTGACGGCCGACCGGAAGGAAGGTTATCCCAATACGCCGGTCGCGCCCGGCGGAACCTTGCTCCGGCTGTTCAGGACCTATCCCAACCTGTGCGGCGACCTGTCGGCGGGCTCCGGCTTCAATGCCCTGACCCGCGACCCGGCCTTCACCTACGAGTTCCTGGACGAATTCCAGGACCGCCTGTTGCTCGGGCTCGATCATACGGACGCCGAGCTTGATTTCCAGCATATCGAATGGCTTCGCGCCCGGCGGGACGAGGGGCACATCGCCCCCGATGTGTGCGAGAAGATCCTCTGGCGCAATGCCGACCGGATCATCGGGCTGGGCATCGCGGATGGGAGCTGAACCCCGGATGCGATGATCGCATGATCACCACAGCAAGATGGCCGGCCTAGGTCGGCGCCGAGTTGGATGCCTGGGGACGGCGTGCTGTAATGGCCTGATTACCAGATCGCGCGATTAATCATTTACACGCAGCGAAATAAAGACCACATTAAGCACATCTCCGTTTAACAATCCATCCGGAAAATCTCGTTCGAGGCAGCCATGAGCGATGCTCAGAGGGACGCCCGATCCGATTCCTTCGGGGAAGAGACCGAACTCAAGCGGGACCTGGGACCGGTCACGGCGACGACCGTGATCATCGGCGGGATCATCGGTTCCGGCATCTTCGCGGGTCCCGCCATCGTGGCCGGATACGTGGGTACTTCCGGCTGGAACCTCCTGGTCTGGGTCATCTGCGCCTTCATGGCCTTCTGCGGCGCGGTGACTTTCGCCGAACTGGGCGGCCTCATGCCGCGTTCAGGCGGCGTGTACGTATTCCTGAAGGAAGCCTACGGGCGACTGTGGGGTTTTCTCTTCGGGTGGACGTCGCTCCTGGTCATACGTCCCTGCGACCTGGCGGCCATCTCCCTCGTATTCGCCACCTACCTGGGTTATTTCGTCAGCCAGTTCAGTCCATACCCGGACTGGGCTATGCGGGGCGTGGCGATTATCGCCCTGATCATACTGGCCTTCATCAATTACGTGGGCGTGCGGTTCGGCGGTCTCGTCCAGAACCTGTCTTCCTTCCTGAAGGTAGGCGGGTTGCTCCTCATGGTCGCGCTGGCCTTCGGGATCACGCCGGACACGAGTAACTTCCAACCGGTCTGGCCTTCCGACTCTACCCTCACCATCGGGTTCCTCAGCCTGGTCAGCCTCGGCATGATGGCGTCCTTCGGCGCCTACGACGGGTGGGACGGGTCGACCTACGTGGCGGAGGAGATCAAGAACCCGAGACGCTGGGTGCCCCTGTCCATCATACTGGGTCTCGCCATCACCACCGTCGTCTACCTGCTCGTGAACAGCGCCTACCTGCTGGTGCTTTCCAACGAGGGCGTCGCAGAAAGCGAACGCGTCGCATCCGAGACCATGCAATCCCTCGTCGGACCGATCGGAGCGGCTTTCATCGCCGCGACCGCCATGATCTCCACCTTCGGTACCGTGAACGCCGGCATGCTCACCGGACCGCGCGTCTTCTTCGCCATGGCCCGCGAGAAGATGTTCTTCTCATGGGTAGCCCGCGTCCACCCGCGCTACCG from Gemmatimonadota bacterium encodes the following:
- a CDS encoding sugar phosphate isomerase/epimerase, which translates into the protein MIKLGCMSLSYGHAISEGRMDLFDFIDLAREMGLDGIDIHTRALESEDDAYLRDVRMRCLQRGLAISYLGISNNFGKPPGEIAAEIQMVKHWIDVAARLNVPLVRIFAAWDREDTPARVTWSRMIYGISEVVDHGAARGVAVGLHNHNHGCVTRTGDDVVRILNQVDRPTFTHILDTGQYAGSPGASGSRGNPDPAYDFYGSMEKSAPYAAHVRAKFYRVQSGEEEWLDYPRILEILKQVGYNGWMSVVYEGQDVEAEEVAVPKAVAYLRRLLADHGM
- a CDS encoding L-rhamnose mutarotase; its protein translation is MQRVGFILKVKEDMIEGYKKHHREVWPEMLEALQDAGWRNYSLFMREDGLLFGYCETPDFEKALARMAETDVNARWQEFMAPYFENLGGKHADENMVPLEQVFYLE
- a CDS encoding PIG-L family deacetylase, encoding MSDGLRILSIGAHPADIFDQSGGAMAHHTARGDWVGCVVLTHGARVHDKVISDDLFHAEEVPDGDSLKQMMAERSDVKAEEVKSACRALGVEDVYFMGADDAVFLPDRPIVRQLASLLRELKPDIILTHFPDEGGGTWNPHAVAGRIVMLAMGLAGSVDPGDRRPPHQVAQVFYWGCGGASLPRNVWDARGGYYNDVFIDITDVVDKKLAALDALVSQGYGGAYARKRIETSDGAFGSAGHVAYAEGFISLNAETHYYFPVSSYALERARRSDHENIEKVSYKYEA
- a CDS encoding MFS transporter, coding for MFVRLGSRWKAARLLSIPDFRNLWISSSIWWQTRWMDELIVGWVVLELTDSAGMVALVSFCRMAPFMLFGPFFSTVVRYVSYRWLIVNAQFINCFVNGLFWVLALLGHLAFWHVVLGSVLIGLGSAYDWSCRRALIPDLVGKDRTTDAMVLETVPQNISRLIGPLMSGILLEFAGTKGGFLALFLLQVVQIVVIVRLSAATDRKGRKKGRLGPMKDLLLGYRYSRRHPRISGVLMITFIMNAFAFSYQVLLPVFVRDVLFLGPLELGILGAGTGIGSILGIALIDRLGQHYRDGLVFTISSLVNALATLVFALSTSFPLSLMMLILVGVGQTGFGIMQSSIVLRTSSDAMRPRVMGLLVLAIGGGPPGRLLVGGLAAVAGAPLALTICGGIASLGVVSVLWRVGGLRKD
- a CDS encoding type II toxin-antitoxin system VapC family toxin, yielding MYLLDTEVVSELRRSQPHQDALEWFMGLAPDQVYLSAVTVGEIQTGIEFARAKDASRAAELESWMGKLMDSQRVLPMDPAVFRVWGKLLYRRWDVRMTDAMIAATAVVHRLTVVTGDPESYDRLGVETLNPYEKGPAVQRSAGRV
- a CDS encoding phytanoyl-CoA dioxygenase family protein, producing the protein MTTGTISLGGKVAGPALVQEWVDTFNRQGFLFLENVLPPDWCEALREDLDFGLRENPNGLNSVSEHMALCHRMFEFSETNRRLFDLEPIVSFAEALVAENCHVIHNNSFKTRPGGSFRWHQDDAPHFLVTNGDPPDNIRLPVLFFTCNYYLTDVTEPEHGGTEVIPGSHLFGRPCPDSLEGTEWEDRIHYNLGPAGSVTMFNNQVWHRGGPNRSDRTRYITQITYARRVIGHKYFPFIDYTMPEHVYRDADPRQKRLFGFLEHGAYG
- a CDS encoding TIM barrel protein; the encoded protein is MSNIRQSICFGCFNRGGLTPESLIREAARMGYASVEMLPEEHWDQVRYAGMDIAIVVGHASLPDGLNKRENHDRIEDELLASMDQAVAYGIPGLICFSGNREGKSDDEGRDNCIEGLLRVAKAAEEKGVTLCMELLNSKVNHPDYQCDYTDWGVSVCEGVGSPRVKLLYDIYHMQIMEGDLIRTIRDHIAHIGHFHTAGNPGRNDLDETQEIFYPPVMRAIAETGYTGFVGHEFVPLGDPLAAMQAAYDTCNV
- a CDS encoding amidohydrolase family protein is translated as MLVDTHVHVWEIDPPRYPVGPTAPTWTAEPDEPGTADELIEDMDANGVDVSVLVQTSWSTWDNGYMSDSVARFPDRFVGHGLIDPQNTGGNAELVRYWMEDRGLVGFRFHPFYYPDEQILVKEDNRAMWEELAARDAMVQFHMKPWDAPQVDEIARRHPDMTLIIDHMGYPDPETGMEVFQPILDLARHERMFVKISDVKGRSREPFPFCDVHPFIRALLDAFGVERAMWGTGYPGHHRVKHNWLSLADELRLVREGYDFLTDDQKDRLLGGTAAEVWGLG
- a CDS encoding clan AA aspartic protease; amino-acid sequence: MGATHAKVRITNPADARKYWEGLFLVDTGATDSLVPGPYLESIGLKSEATRVYELADGSEISVDVTVAMLELMGEKIGGTVIFGEPGAEPLLGVTALESAGVEVDPVNQRLKKLPSVRLKTVA
- a CDS encoding amidohydrolase family protein, with translation MVIDIHAHVFRWPVLKKRNSDLSMMSAEQQVRRMDEKGIDKAVILPLTSAEVIGEPQSMGEVFDICRLYPGRFIPFCDFDVRRYDLDSVDAFRDVLDQYVARGAKGVGELTCRVFWDDPRLWNLFAACEDLGLPVTFHTSPPEVITYGLIDELGFPRFEKALQRFPDLRFFGHSASFWSEISGDLTADRKEGYPNTPVAPGGTLLRLFRTYPNLCGDLSAGSGFNALTRDPAFTYEFLDEFQDRLLLGLDHTDAELDFQHIEWLRARRDEGHIAPDVCEKILWRNADRIIGLGIADGS